In Phycodurus eques isolate BA_2022a chromosome 10, UOR_Pequ_1.1, whole genome shotgun sequence, a genomic segment contains:
- the LOC133408541 gene encoding uncharacterized protein LOC133408541, with amino-acid sequence MTRLSPSGVPVVATPRPLPASSLRKARGSACSPCCPGPPSPSSPDIFRASAGGKRRPGTRAIFCAGWTPPSPRRPGGPPIAVCASWPSTSPRRSPARTRRQSPSGSVVARDTRSSGKDGTSARWGDPPSARPSGAAGPGSADSGWARVLLCSPQRSKLTIERQRSVLFPGDPTGESAGANVDGGPRGVRNLRAGSRPPLTPDQDNGYYSLEEEHGLKGHKGHVGALCDTREKPLDRGIRDGLSEKMADGRATEDAVPDETAAHSAPDEVETAAHVMREETTPAETAGHETAAAHATRDRPPDATVPPQCRNVSIAFIMGCPCSDDDSQSDADSVRADDGFDSSALSDLSSVLSSSDEEGDDADEETARLLASLNRRNDPYNPQNFSARLRTGHAPPALSPPASSPPPSGRDARADSGGEADEVESLLALASLTPRDPYSLLNFRAPLCTGKAPAATPPRSGRPPRTGRRLLATFHLCQKGPFQRRGGGVCDRAERRRRRGGGPPGAVGGAGPRPRPFPAALPGGGAQPGVLPAARTSAPGVPTRPRPRRRGSVSSSKRTLTFDAKLNGALFGILCS; translated from the exons ATGACGCGGCTGTCGCCGTCCGGCGTCCCCGTTGTTGCGACCC CGCGTCCCCTGCCGGCCTCGTCGCTCAGGAAAGCTCGTGGCTCGGCCTGCTCTCCGTGCTGTCCAGGCCCGCCCTCTCCTTCCTCTCCAGATATCTTCCGGGCCTCGGCGGGGGGGAAGCGCCGGCCCGGGACCAGGGCGATCTTCTGCGCCGGCTGGACGCCGCCGAGTCCACGTCGGCCTGGCGGCCCGCCGATCGCCGTCTGCGCCAGTTGGCCTTCGACGTCCCCCCGCCGGAGCCCGGCCAGAACCCGGAGGCAGTCTCCTTCCGGATCCGTCGTCGCTCGGGACACGAGGAGCTCCGGGAAGGACGGGACGAGCGCTCGGTGGGGAGACCCGCCGTCGGCGCGTCCGTCAGGCGCCGCCGGCCCCGGTTCTGCTGACTCGGGATGGGCGCGCGTGCTACTTTGTTCCCCGCAAAGGTCAAAGTTGACAATAGAGCGGCAGCGAAGTGTTTTGTTCCCCGGCGACCCGACGGGAGAAAGCGCCGGAGCGAACGTCGACGGAGGCCCGCGCGGCGTCCGGAACCTCCGGGCCGGCTCCCGCCCGCCGCTGACGCCCGACCAGGACAACGGCTACTACAGCCTGGAGGAGGAGCACGGCCTCAAAGGTCACAAGGGTCACGTCGGGGCGCTCTGCGACACGCGCGAAAAGCCTCTGGACCGTGGGATACGGGACGGACTCTCTGAAAAGATGGCGGACGGTCGCGCGACAGAGGATGCGGTCCCTGACGAGACGGCGGCTCACTCTGCGCCCGACGAGGTGGAGACGGCGGCTCACGTGATGCGCGAGGAGACGACGCCCGCGGAGACGGCGGGCCACGAGACGGCGGCGGCCCACGCGACCCGGGACAGACCCCCCGACGCGACGGTGCCGCCGCAGTGCCGTAACGTCAGCATCGCCTTCATCATGGGCTGCCCGTGCAGCGACGACGACAGCCAATCGGACGCCGACTCCGTCCGCGCCGACGACGGCTTCGACAGTTCGGCCTTGTCGGACCTCTCGTCCGTTTTGTCGTCGTCCGACGAGGAAGGCGACGACGCAGACGAAGAGACGGCGCGTCTGTTGGCGTCGCTGAATCGCCGCAACGACCCCTACAACCCTCAAAACTTCAGCGCCCGCCTACGCACGGGCCACGCGCCACCCGCTCTCAGCCCCCCTGCCTCGTCCCCGCCCCCCTCGGGTCGGGACGCGAGGGCCGACTCCGGCGGAGAGGCGGACGAGGTCGAAAGCCTCCTGGCACTGGCGTCGTTGACCCCGCGCGACCCCTACAGTTTGCTCAACTTCCGGGCACCGCTCTGCACCGGAAAAGCGCCGGCCGCGACGCCCCCGCGGTCCGGCCGCCCGCCACGGACTGGACGGCGGCTTCTCGCAACCTTTCACCTCTGCCAAAAag GTCCGTTTCAGCGAcgtggtggaggagtttgtgATCGCGCGGAGCGACGACGGCGGCGAGGCGGAGGACCGCCGGGGGCCGTGGGAGGAGCTGGCCCGCGACCGCGGCCGTTTCCTGCGGCGCTGCCGGGAGGCGGAGCTCAGCCTGGCGTACTGCCTGCAGCCCGAACATCGGCGCCGGGCGTACCGACGCGTCCGCGGCCACGCCGACGAGGCTCCGTCTCCTCCTCCAAACGAACTCTGACGTTTGACGCCAAACTAAACGGCGCTTTATTCGGAATTTTGTGTTCGTGA